The genomic region CGACGAGGTGTACGCCACCACGCGCGGTGGCCCCCTGCGCGCGACGACCGTCATCGTCTACTACCTGTGGGATCGCGCGTTCGTGCACTTCGACGCCGGGTACGCCGCGGCTATGGCCTATGCGTTGTTCGTCGTCATCCTGGTGATCACCGCGGTGCAGTTCCGCGTCGCTCGTAGATATGTGCACTACTCATGACCAAGCCTCGACTCTCGGAGCGTACCGAGACACCGGTGCCCCCCGACCCCGCCAGCGGTTCGACGGCCCCTTCTGCGGCGCGTCGCCGGCGGATGCCACGGCTGCCCTTCAGCCCGTGGCACCTGGTGCTGATCCCGCTGTCGTTCCTGCTGATCGTGCCGCTGCTGTGGATGCTGGTCACCTCGCTCGAGACCGAGGGCGAAACCAACCACTTCCCGCCGGTGCTGCTACCCGAGACCCCGCGATTCGAGAACTACTCGCAGGCTTGGGCATCCGCGCCGTTCGGGCACTTCTTCCTCAACAGCGCGATCGTCACCCTGGTCGTGCTCGCCAGCAACCTGATCGTGTGCAGCCTCGCCGGTTATGCGTTCGCCCGCATTCGGTTCCTGGGCCGCGGGGCACTCTTCGTCACCTTGATGGCGACGCTGATGGTGCCGTTCCAGGTCACGATGATCCCGGTGTTCCTGATCGTGAAGTGGTTCGGCGACAACGTCGCCGACGTACT from Mycolicibacterium sp. YH-1 harbors:
- a CDS encoding carbohydrate ABC transporter permease — encoded protein: MTKPRLSERTETPVPPDPASGSTAPSAARRRRMPRLPFSPWHLVLIPLSFLLIVPLLWMLVTSLETEGETNHFPPVLLPETPRFENYSQAWASAPFGHFFLNSAIVTLVVLASNLIVCSLAGYAFARIRFLGRGALFVTLMATLMVPFQVTMIPVFLIVKWFGDNVADVLGIDHIGALMLPNLATAFGIFFLRQFFMTVPVELEEAARVDGTSRLGVLFKMVLPLSLPALSTLAALTVLTSWNDFLWPLIVITSQDQMTIPLGLSYFQGAHRVNWPLLMAANVMSLLPMLLVFIGAQRYFVQSVASTGIKG